One genomic segment of Vibrio penaeicida includes these proteins:
- a CDS encoding AEC family transporter, whose product MLEQLAFSFSITGPICLMLVLGVFLKRTNVLNESFIDTGSKLVFKVTLPALLFLSIVQSDYDLKSSLPFVMYGLAANLTFFIISVVSTKTFFPSSSDQGVIIQGGFRANTAIIGLAYTANLYGEQGVASAALYVAATTVLYNILAVIALSPKQQSSHLKALTLIGKTITKNPLIIAISLGFVCYGLSVPIPQIVTHAGGYFADMTLPLALLCTGASLNLRSLKQEKNSAWFATTLKLIFCPLVIVGGGVLMGYRGLELGLLFTMTASPTAAVSYVMARSMGGNPTLAANVIALTTVVSLLTCSLGIAFLSSFNLI is encoded by the coding sequence ATGCTAGAACAGCTCGCGTTTTCCTTTAGTATTACAGGACCTATCTGTTTGATGCTGGTATTGGGTGTCTTTTTAAAACGAACGAATGTGCTCAATGAAAGCTTTATAGATACTGGGTCAAAGCTGGTGTTTAAGGTGACATTACCAGCCCTGCTGTTTCTGAGCATTGTTCAGTCTGACTATGATTTAAAAAGCAGCCTTCCTTTTGTGATGTATGGGCTTGCCGCCAACTTGACTTTCTTCATAATCTCGGTGGTTTCTACCAAAACGTTTTTCCCATCTTCAAGCGATCAAGGCGTTATTATTCAAGGTGGGTTTCGCGCAAACACCGCGATTATAGGGCTAGCCTACACTGCAAACCTATATGGCGAACAAGGTGTTGCAAGTGCCGCTCTCTACGTTGCTGCAACCACGGTGCTTTATAATATTCTTGCCGTAATAGCGTTAAGCCCTAAGCAGCAATCGTCACATTTAAAAGCATTGACTTTGATCGGTAAAACGATCACCAAGAACCCTTTAATTATTGCAATCTCACTCGGGTTTGTTTGCTACGGGTTATCCGTCCCCATTCCGCAAATAGTGACTCACGCAGGAGGGTATTTCGCGGATATGACGCTACCCCTTGCTCTTTTATGTACAGGTGCATCACTGAACCTTCGCTCCTTAAAACAAGAAAAAAACAGTGCTTGGTTTGCTACAACGCTAAAGCTCATTTTTTGTCCTCTTGTTATTGTGGGTGGCGGTGTTTTAATGGGCTACAGAGGATTAGAACTCGGGCTGCTGTTCACTATGACGGCATCTCCTACAGCAGCGGTAAGTTATGTTATGGCTCGTTCGATGGGTGGAAATCCAACACTGGCAGCAAACGTTATTGCATTAACTACCGTCGTATCACTGTTAACGTGCTCACTCGGAATAGCATTTCTGTCTAGCTTTAACCTTATCTAG
- a CDS encoding TetR/AcrR family transcriptional regulator: MNKGKATKENILKTAFNVASQDGLESLTFGVLARHCGLSKSGLYAHFNSKENLQVMVVEYANLKFIERVLQPARDQFSNDLESKIRSLLENWLNWNHSFQGSCMFLDAWRSDADEDNTVQQSLIKGNNKWIRYMEIQIEKAKHTGVFSVELDTKQAVYQIYGVYLSSQLFYAIDGEDESRERFWKSIDFLFQHWR; the protein is encoded by the coding sequence ATGAACAAAGGCAAGGCAACAAAAGAGAACATTTTGAAAACGGCTTTTAATGTGGCAAGCCAAGATGGGCTCGAAAGCCTGACATTTGGTGTGTTAGCGCGGCATTGCGGTTTATCAAAAAGTGGACTTTACGCCCATTTTAACTCGAAGGAAAACCTTCAGGTTATGGTCGTTGAGTATGCCAACCTGAAATTCATTGAGCGAGTATTACAGCCAGCGCGTGATCAATTTTCTAATGATCTTGAATCCAAAATCAGGTCGCTATTAGAAAATTGGTTAAACTGGAACCACTCTTTTCAAGGCAGCTGTATGTTCCTTGATGCGTGGCGCAGTGATGCAGATGAAGACAATACTGTGCAGCAAAGCCTGATCAAAGGGAACAATAAGTGGATCCGTTATATGGAAATCCAGATAGAAAAAGCCAAACATACAGGGGTTTTTTCGGTAGAACTGGATACCAAACAAGCGGTTTACCAGATTTATGGTGTCTACTTAAGTAGTCAACTGTTCTATGCCATTGATGGTGAAGACGAAAGCCGAGAAAGGTTTTGGAAGAGCATTGATTTTTTGTTCCAGCATTGGCGCTAA
- a CDS encoding alpha/beta hydrolase, which translates to MSEKIYFNASNKFSLKRSLVNCTTRLHHTLAPNHAVKTARKLLLTPARLKPKNTAPKELVKGSVQTSHGALSTFSLGEGPVWVLTHGWSGSSNQFYPLMEHIASKGYRALAYDHPAHGESDGDVGHIPAFVEGLDAVLDSVDDLAGIIGHSMGTASVLESRHQKAECCPIILIAPVLNYIENLFSSIRRSGYSMKLFKEVVGEVERQYEFPLKSVDPYRRLMERKSKCIIVHDKDDKFTSYSVSEEADKEGDNVELITTEGQGHGRVMKSSAVMGAFDKFSS; encoded by the coding sequence ATGAGCGAGAAGATTTACTTCAATGCATCAAACAAGTTCAGCTTAAAACGCAGTTTGGTGAATTGCACCACGCGTTTGCATCATACGCTAGCGCCTAATCATGCTGTGAAAACAGCGAGAAAACTATTGCTGACTCCTGCACGTCTAAAACCAAAAAATACGGCACCTAAAGAGTTGGTAAAAGGGTCTGTTCAAACCAGCCATGGTGCTCTTTCTACGTTCTCATTAGGTGAGGGCCCAGTATGGGTGCTCACTCATGGTTGGTCGGGGAGTTCAAACCAGTTTTACCCGTTAATGGAGCACATTGCTTCCAAAGGCTATCGCGCCTTGGCTTATGATCACCCAGCACATGGAGAAAGTGATGGAGATGTAGGGCATATTCCAGCATTTGTGGAGGGTTTAGATGCCGTTTTAGATAGTGTCGATGACTTAGCCGGTATTATTGGTCATAGCATGGGAACAGCGTCAGTATTAGAAAGCCGACATCAAAAAGCCGAATGCTGCCCGATCATCTTAATTGCTCCTGTGCTGAATTACATCGAAAACTTGTTTTCGAGTATTCGTCGCTCTGGGTATTCCATGAAACTATTTAAAGAAGTGGTAGGGGAAGTGGAACGCCAATATGAATTTCCACTGAAGTCGGTTGATCCATACCGCCGTCTGATGGAGCGGAAATCAAAGTGCATTATTGTTCATGATAAAGACGATAAATTTACGTCTTATTCGGTTTCTGAAGAAGCGGATAAAGAAGGTGACAATGTCGAGCTAATTACGACCGAAGGTCAAGGTCATGGTCGAGTGATGAAGTCGTCTGCTGTTATGGGGGCGTTCGACAAATTCTCATCATAA
- the ppnP gene encoding pyrimidine/purine nucleoside phosphorylase, whose product MITENTYFEGGVKSLAFVQSEQEVSVGVMAVGEYTFGTNAPEKMTVVKGDLTVRLKGAEEWVTYAPGESFNVPGNSHFDVKVEQITAYLCEYL is encoded by the coding sequence ATGATTACCGAAAATACCTATTTCGAAGGTGGGGTTAAGTCTCTAGCGTTCGTTCAGTCAGAACAAGAAGTGAGCGTAGGCGTTATGGCTGTAGGTGAATACACATTTGGTACCAATGCACCCGAAAAAATGACTGTCGTAAAAGGCGACTTAACTGTTAGGCTCAAAGGTGCAGAAGAGTGGGTGACTTACGCCCCTGGTGAGTCGTTTAATGTTCCTGGTAATTCACATTTCGACGTAAAAGTGGAGCAAATTACTGCTTACTTGTGTGAATACTTGTAG
- a CDS encoding YoaK family protein, whose translation MLTKLPRWVEYGAFCLAGIAGIVNAIGLLGFQHQSVSHLSGTITLLGAGLLSPDSQLIHIIFILLSFMVGSAISGYIIQSTALKLGRHYGTALILESVLLTAAGITLTRGSISGHYLASAACGLQNAMVTTYSGAVVRTTHMTGIITDLGIMIGAYLRGERADKRKVSLLLAVVAGFVLGGFAGAYLFRVWQFKALLIPALLAFFAALAYSMTLALKNRV comes from the coding sequence ATGCTTACTAAGCTCCCTCGCTGGGTTGAATATGGTGCATTTTGCCTTGCAGGAATTGCAGGGATCGTTAACGCAATAGGTTTACTAGGATTTCAGCACCAGTCTGTTTCTCATCTTTCTGGAACCATCACACTGCTTGGCGCTGGCTTACTTTCTCCTGATTCTCAGCTGATTCATATCATCTTTATTCTTCTTAGCTTTATGGTTGGTTCCGCCATTAGCGGTTATATCATCCAAAGTACAGCGCTAAAACTTGGTCGGCATTACGGTACCGCTTTGATTCTCGAAAGCGTATTGTTAACAGCGGCAGGAATTACGTTAACCCGAGGTTCGATTTCCGGACATTATTTGGCTTCAGCTGCATGCGGATTGCAAAATGCAATGGTAACGACATACAGCGGCGCAGTCGTAAGGACAACTCACATGACAGGGATCATCACAGATTTAGGAATCATGATCGGAGCCTATTTGCGAGGAGAGCGCGCCGACAAAAGAAAAGTGAGTTTACTCTTAGCTGTCGTAGCAGGCTTTGTGTTAGGAGGATTCGCTGGGGCTTACCTCTTCCGCGTGTGGCAATTCAAGGCACTGTTAATACCCGCACTATTGGCGTTTTTCGCAGCACTAGCGTATTCAATGACGCTGGCGTTAAAAAATAGAGTATAG
- a CDS encoding DMT family transporter, which translates to MKAVLWMMGTLASFTFMAITARELGDNYTPFQLVFTRSVVGLVLVSILLAYFGQFHLVKSPKMHIHVGRNLINFVGQYSWFLGISLLPLANVFALEFTVPLWTLLIACWFLNEAFTKTKVISLFLGFIAVLVIVKPGADIFDPASFVVILAAISFSTAYVCTKYLAETEPPLVIIFLMCLIQLPIGFAFSYQDWQVPTGIEWFYLFVVGVCGLTAHFCIARAMLYADAGVVVSLDFFRLPIIAVVGMWLYNEALDWWVLLGGILMLTGNIINLNAQRKTSRPSEVTEGG; encoded by the coding sequence ATGAAAGCCGTTTTATGGATGATGGGAACACTCGCCTCGTTTACGTTTATGGCGATCACAGCAAGAGAATTGGGTGATAACTACACGCCTTTTCAATTGGTGTTTACTCGCAGCGTAGTTGGACTGGTGCTTGTCTCTATATTATTGGCTTATTTTGGTCAGTTTCACTTAGTTAAATCCCCGAAAATGCATATACATGTGGGGAGAAACCTTATTAACTTTGTTGGTCAGTATTCTTGGTTTTTAGGGATTTCACTTCTGCCTTTGGCCAATGTATTTGCGCTCGAATTTACTGTGCCATTATGGACACTTCTCATCGCCTGTTGGTTTCTAAACGAAGCATTCACTAAAACAAAAGTAATTTCTTTATTCCTTGGATTCATTGCCGTTCTTGTCATCGTAAAACCTGGTGCCGATATATTCGACCCTGCTTCTTTTGTCGTCATCTTAGCGGCAATCAGTTTTTCAACCGCCTATGTATGTACAAAATATTTGGCAGAAACCGAGCCGCCTTTAGTCATTATTTTCCTAATGTGCTTAATTCAATTACCCATCGGGTTCGCTTTTTCTTATCAAGATTGGCAAGTACCAACAGGTATAGAGTGGTTTTATTTATTCGTGGTAGGGGTATGTGGGTTGACTGCTCACTTTTGTATTGCAAGAGCTATGCTCTACGCAGATGCTGGTGTAGTCGTGTCGCTCGACTTTTTCCGCTTGCCCATTATCGCCGTGGTTGGTATGTGGCTATACAACGAAGCGTTAGATTGGTGGGTACTGCTCGGCGGGATTCTGATGCTCACAGGAAATATCATTAACCTGAACGCTCAGAGAAAAACCTCCCGCCCTTCTGAAGTTACTGAAGGTGGATAA
- a CDS encoding YgjV family protein: MLSVFNDIPQLVGLLAFLFGSAAFAHKCSYRMRIHLSLFQILLVLHFVLMGAITAATICAVSVLRIYFSTKTQSSYLMWFFITLIWVLGLPNASEPHQFLTLFSTSVATWGMYKLEGLAMRATVLLNTLCWLLHNIVLGSIGGVLMESTFAIINAITIFRLYRSQHATL, translated from the coding sequence ATGTTGTCTGTTTTTAATGATATTCCTCAGCTAGTAGGCTTGCTTGCGTTTCTTTTTGGCTCTGCGGCTTTTGCTCATAAATGCAGCTATCGGATGCGTATTCACCTTTCTTTATTCCAAATATTACTCGTTCTACATTTTGTTTTGATGGGGGCAATAACGGCTGCAACCATATGTGCAGTAAGTGTATTAAGGATCTATTTCTCTACTAAAACGCAATCTTCCTACCTAATGTGGTTTTTTATCACATTAATATGGGTTTTAGGGTTGCCTAACGCATCTGAACCCCATCAATTCCTTACTTTATTCAGCACATCGGTCGCAACATGGGGTATGTACAAATTAGAAGGGCTTGCCATGCGCGCAACCGTTCTTCTCAATACACTTTGTTGGTTACTGCATAACATTGTGCTGGGCTCTATTGGGGGCGTACTAATGGAAAGTACCTTTGCGATCATTAACGCCATCACTATTTTCAGGCTATATCGCAGCCAACATGCGACGTTATGA
- a CDS encoding diguanylate cyclase codes for MLVRLTRIQALLVIFTTCLGSLGSWFAYSIAATVEKQNVETSLYEIAYTQALKAQYLLDDVSGLLESYGALFSASEQVSRDEFASFSDVMLRSQYNILAIQWAPKIHQTERTLVEYHLKQEGYAPTGFFTTNSEASKTLSVPKNPVYFPIMFTEPLQPNKDAIGLELTQRPFNQQAIRKSALDKRVHATSPFSTVQDPDGPLATAIYFPVFDDHERHNAINEKYFPPDDLKGYVIMLLKPERLLLSNLANREHIHFILSDVTRENHLRIFPQYLADPDGHLSYSFPLTLPGRTWQLDIHFTQTMPILWIPYLVLFAFSALTFVILSAMVYSFYKTSVISDTNEQLRRQKEVLQDLAMKDPLTGLVNRLSLQQQVASLNLSDDQLTALCLLDLDNFKHINDQFGHQQGDKFLKQIAGVISEHFDGIGITSRLGGDEFVFMLTELDSMSQVGGILQDLLIKIEHACSCGEHRCEEHPVSASIGVVMTKGKINEFEQTLNQADNAMYMAKRNGKNQFYICSEL; via the coding sequence ATGTTGGTTAGACTTACTCGCATACAGGCTTTGCTTGTTATTTTTACAACTTGTTTAGGAAGTCTAGGCTCTTGGTTTGCCTATAGCATCGCCGCGACTGTAGAAAAGCAAAATGTTGAAACAAGCCTTTATGAAATCGCCTATACACAAGCATTAAAAGCGCAGTATTTACTTGATGACGTATCGGGTTTACTAGAGTCGTATGGTGCGTTGTTTTCTGCTTCAGAACAGGTTTCTCGTGATGAGTTTGCAAGTTTTTCTGATGTGATGCTCCGCTCGCAGTACAACATACTCGCCATACAGTGGGCGCCAAAGATCCACCAAACTGAACGTACATTGGTCGAGTATCACTTAAAACAAGAAGGCTATGCCCCGACGGGTTTTTTCACTACTAATTCAGAGGCATCAAAAACACTTTCGGTTCCTAAAAACCCCGTTTATTTTCCTATTATGTTTACGGAACCTCTACAACCGAACAAAGATGCCATTGGTTTAGAATTAACTCAAAGACCATTCAATCAACAGGCAATTAGAAAATCCGCTCTTGATAAGCGAGTTCACGCCACCAGCCCATTTTCTACCGTGCAAGACCCTGATGGACCACTCGCAACGGCGATTTATTTTCCTGTATTTGATGATCACGAAAGGCATAACGCCATTAACGAGAAGTACTTTCCGCCAGATGACCTTAAAGGCTATGTGATCATGCTTCTTAAGCCAGAAAGATTACTACTGAGTAATTTGGCGAACCGAGAGCATATTCACTTTATTCTTAGCGATGTTACGAGAGAAAATCATCTCCGTATCTTCCCTCAGTATCTAGCAGACCCTGACGGACACCTTTCGTATAGTTTCCCACTCACTTTGCCGGGAAGAACTTGGCAACTTGATATTCATTTTACCCAAACGATGCCAATTCTTTGGATCCCTTACTTGGTTCTCTTTGCGTTTTCCGCTCTCACTTTTGTTATTCTCAGTGCCATGGTTTATAGCTTCTATAAAACATCCGTTATTTCCGATACCAACGAGCAACTCCGACGACAAAAAGAAGTGCTCCAAGATTTAGCCATGAAAGATCCTTTAACAGGCTTAGTCAATCGCCTAAGTCTGCAACAGCAAGTCGCAAGCTTAAACCTATCGGATGATCAGCTCACCGCACTCTGCCTTCTTGACCTTGACAACTTCAAACACATCAATGACCAATTTGGGCATCAGCAAGGGGACAAATTCCTCAAGCAAATAGCTGGCGTCATCAGCGAGCACTTTGATGGTATCGGCATAACATCCCGCCTTGGTGGGGATGAGTTTGTGTTTATGTTGACTGAGTTAGATTCAATGAGTCAGGTTGGTGGAATTCTGCAGGATTTACTGATTAAAATTGAACATGCGTGTTCATGTGGCGAGCACAGATGCGAAGAGCATCCCGTTTCAGCAAGCATTGGGGTGGTTATGACTAAGGGAAAAATTAACGAATTTGAGCAGACACTTAACCAAGCAGATAACGCAATGTACATGGCGAAACGCAATGGTAAAAATCAATTCTACATATGCTCAGAACTGTAA
- a CDS encoding alpha-ketoglutarate-dependent dioxygenase AlkB family protein: MQNYDLFEEETGKWLTFQNSLIYWDANFLTESYANSLFQKLTDTLPWQQESINMFGRKVLQPRLQAWHGNASYTYSGLTMHPHPWTEELRALEKRCAEISGQRFNSVLANMYRDGNDSMGWHQDSEPELGPHPIIASLSLGEPRRFVLKHKDSNEKQEFILGHGALLIMAGETQQYWYHAIPKTKKAVNTRINLTFRHVIEK; encoded by the coding sequence GTGCAGAATTACGATTTGTTTGAAGAAGAAACAGGAAAATGGCTAACCTTCCAAAATAGCTTAATTTACTGGGACGCAAACTTTCTTACTGAGTCATATGCCAATAGTTTATTTCAAAAGCTCACCGATACTCTTCCTTGGCAACAAGAATCTATCAATATGTTTGGAAGAAAAGTACTGCAACCTCGCCTGCAAGCATGGCATGGCAACGCTTCCTATACTTATTCAGGGTTAACGATGCATCCGCACCCTTGGACAGAGGAACTTCGAGCTTTAGAGAAAAGATGTGCGGAAATATCCGGTCAACGCTTCAATTCCGTTCTCGCAAACATGTACCGCGACGGTAATGACTCTATGGGGTGGCATCAAGATAGTGAACCGGAACTCGGACCTCACCCCATTATTGCATCTCTATCGCTTGGCGAACCTAGGCGCTTCGTCCTAAAACATAAAGATTCTAATGAAAAACAAGAATTTATACTTGGGCACGGCGCCCTGCTTATTATGGCAGGAGAAACACAGCAATACTGGTATCACGCCATTCCAAAAACGAAAAAAGCTGTAAACACTCGAATTAACCTTACATTTAGACATGTTATTGAAAAATAA
- a CDS encoding glutaredoxin domain-containing protein, producing MANPIKITLYRWGGSWGPFKVNIPCGECTLTKDILQDTFENELDGIPIDLEIKDWLSHWWEPLKYGAFHAPILVVEGKVVSQGEALNRGVLVQSVIQQWAKRSKLVGNIVYGKATCPYCVKAKRLLDELGINYEYHDVVKDSSTLYRMIPEVKAIIGEKTPVTVPQIWLDGNYVGGFDKLEEHIGTNGLRPVPDNVVEMESKNAS from the coding sequence ATGGCAAATCCGATCAAGATCACATTATACCGCTGGGGTGGTAGTTGGGGTCCATTCAAGGTGAACATTCCTTGTGGAGAATGCACACTAACTAAAGATATTCTTCAGGACACCTTTGAAAACGAATTGGATGGCATTCCCATTGATTTAGAAATAAAAGATTGGTTATCGCATTGGTGGGAGCCGCTAAAATACGGCGCTTTTCACGCGCCTATTCTGGTAGTTGAAGGTAAAGTCGTTAGCCAAGGTGAAGCATTAAACCGAGGGGTGTTAGTACAGTCGGTTATTCAACAGTGGGCTAAACGTAGCAAACTCGTGGGAAACATTGTGTACGGGAAAGCAACCTGCCCATACTGTGTTAAAGCAAAGCGCTTGTTAGATGAATTAGGTATAAACTATGAGTACCACGATGTCGTCAAAGACAGTTCTACTCTTTATCGGATGATTCCAGAAGTGAAAGCCATCATTGGCGAAAAAACGCCAGTCACCGTGCCTCAAATTTGGCTAGACGGCAATTATGTGGGGGGGTTTGATAAACTTGAAGAGCATATTGGAACAAATGGATTGCGCCCAGTTCCGGACAATGTGGTAGAGATGGAATCGAAAAACGCAAGTTAA
- a CDS encoding methyl-accepting chemotaxis protein, which produces MGRLSFKLKVIILISLSVLITIVTSYFSVNYYISEYIYKSDVQKIEHNTKLLNERIADEMKNVVSLAVSSNMMIDTPEEVKESTMFVKVVKVVSGVIAVGDTGRLEGEERDKYINLARAMESRIVDVSKAELIDGKLYSTISVNRDGGSADFYTVDLAIFSEIIKKYSVNGSYIELISSSNQTIYSDKINGDLKTLSSTIEMDGINWSLNSYVDLQSIRDNTATLNNEITIVLVLIGLIVIAFSTLMLHQAFRPLLSLKNMVAELSNGTGDLTQRLTVKSKDEIGNISSSINMFIEKLQENFIDVSTSTKNIDKAIEKLSHQSQSNLSTLDGHTQETEQAISAISEMSATADAITDSAVKAAELTDITNMNANTSKKTVQQAVENVSALINEVGSMSTSISTMSHDTDQINSVLQVIGDIAEQTNLLALNAAIEAARAGEQGRGFAVVADEVRALAARTQESTSQINEMLGKLRSATDNVVTAMESTRSSCEETAQSTNEVMESLNLVTDSVVEINEINALVATAAKEQSQVTDEVSKNMVAIQDIVHQLNDNASDTLTINEELSGTSNSLGDVVGRFKVS; this is translated from the coding sequence ATGGGCAGGCTAAGCTTTAAATTAAAAGTGATAATTCTGATTTCTCTTTCAGTATTAATCACTATTGTTACTTCTTATTTTAGTGTTAATTACTATATCAGCGAGTATATTTATAAGTCGGATGTCCAAAAAATTGAGCATAATACAAAGTTGCTCAATGAGCGTATTGCCGATGAAATGAAGAATGTCGTTTCGTTAGCTGTCAGTTCCAATATGATGATAGACACGCCTGAAGAAGTAAAAGAGTCCACCATGTTTGTTAAGGTAGTAAAAGTGGTTTCTGGTGTTATAGCTGTTGGTGACACGGGGCGGTTAGAAGGCGAAGAGAGAGACAAGTACATTAACTTAGCTCGCGCAATGGAATCGCGTATTGTGGATGTGAGCAAAGCTGAATTGATAGATGGAAAATTATACTCAACTATTTCTGTAAATAGAGATGGAGGTTCAGCTGACTTTTATACTGTCGATTTAGCGATATTTTCTGAAATTATTAAAAAATATTCTGTGAATGGAAGTTATATTGAACTAATTTCATCCTCAAATCAGACAATATATTCAGACAAGATTAACGGTGACTTGAAAACCTTAAGCTCGACCATTGAAATGGATGGGATAAATTGGTCTCTGAACAGCTATGTCGACCTTCAAAGCATAAGGGATAATACTGCTACTCTTAATAATGAGATAACTATAGTTCTGGTGCTAATTGGTCTCATTGTTATCGCATTTAGTACCTTAATGCTTCACCAAGCATTTAGACCATTACTGTCATTGAAGAATATGGTGGCAGAATTATCTAACGGGACCGGAGATTTAACTCAACGCCTTACGGTGAAGTCTAAAGATGAAATTGGCAACATATCTTCTTCAATCAATATGTTTATTGAAAAGTTACAAGAGAACTTTATCGACGTTTCCACGTCCACAAAAAACATAGATAAAGCGATTGAAAAACTCAGCCATCAATCTCAATCGAACTTGAGTACGCTTGACGGACACACGCAAGAAACTGAGCAAGCGATCAGTGCAATAAGTGAAATGAGCGCGACGGCAGATGCAATTACAGACAGTGCAGTAAAAGCCGCAGAACTTACCGATATCACCAATATGAATGCCAATACATCGAAGAAAACGGTACAGCAAGCCGTAGAAAATGTATCTGCGTTAATCAATGAAGTCGGCTCAATGTCGACGTCCATTAGTACAATGAGCCATGATACAGACCAAATTAATTCAGTTCTTCAGGTGATTGGAGACATAGCTGAGCAAACGAATTTATTAGCGCTTAATGCCGCTATTGAGGCAGCACGAGCGGGCGAGCAGGGTCGTGGCTTTGCTGTTGTAGCGGATGAAGTCCGTGCACTAGCGGCCAGAACACAAGAGAGCACATCGCAAATTAATGAAATGTTAGGCAAGCTTCGAAGTGCGACTGATAATGTTGTTACCGCTATGGAATCGACCCGTTCAAGTTGTGAAGAAACTGCGCAAAGTACTAATGAAGTAATGGAATCCTTGAATCTTGTTACGGATTCCGTTGTGGAAATTAATGAAATTAATGCACTCGTAGCAACGGCAGCGAAAGAACAAAGCCAAGTTACGGACGAGGTTAGCAAGAACATGGTCGCGATACAGGATATTGTTCATCAACTAAATGACAACGCATCCGATACACTTACCATCAATGAAGAGTTGAGTGGGACGTCTAACAGTCTAGGAGATGTTGTTGGCCGATTTAAAGTGAGTTGA
- a CDS encoding GNAT family N-acetyltransferase, with translation MVETEHLILVPTSHSDLDIYKELLSSAIVTRYLPSGKPYTDNQIQTNIKNREAHWLKHGFGTFTVCQKSDRSKKLGYVGVEESPEPNVFEVRYAIVPEAQGHGVAQEAARACLDFTFQTSKLSKIYGVAVNENYPSIKVIEKLGMQPEPDAHFYDFNELLYYSISRH, from the coding sequence ATGGTAGAAACGGAACACCTTATCCTTGTGCCAACATCACACAGTGATTTGGATATCTATAAAGAACTGCTTTCCAGTGCCATAGTGACGCGCTATTTACCATCTGGTAAACCTTACACAGATAACCAAATTCAAACGAACATAAAAAATCGCGAAGCACATTGGCTAAAACATGGCTTTGGCACTTTTACCGTTTGTCAAAAATCGGATCGCAGCAAGAAGTTAGGTTATGTTGGAGTGGAAGAATCTCCTGAACCTAACGTATTTGAGGTTCGGTATGCCATTGTTCCAGAAGCTCAAGGCCACGGTGTGGCTCAAGAAGCGGCGCGTGCATGTTTAGATTTTACCTTTCAAACCAGTAAGTTGAGCAAGATTTATGGTGTTGCTGTTAACGAAAACTATCCCTCTATAAAAGTAATAGAAAAGCTCGGGATGCAACCAGAGCCTGACGCGCATTTCTATGACTTTAATGAACTTCTATATTATTCCATTTCGCGCCACTGA